A stretch of the Capsicum annuum cultivar UCD-10X-F1 chromosome 10, UCD10Xv1.1, whole genome shotgun sequence genome encodes the following:
- the LOC107845690 gene encoding NADH dehydrogenase [ubiquinone] iron-sulfur protein 8, mitochondrial isoform X2 — protein MAAILARKSLSALRSRQFVLAGQALQGTNGHSGTLLGTRSFATKHSFSTDKDDEEREQLAKELSKDWNSVFERSFNTLFLTEMVRGLMLTLKYFFEKKVTINYPFEKGPLSPRFRGEHALRRYPTGEERCIACKLCEAICPAQAITIEAEEREDGSRRTTRYDIDMTKCIYCGFCQEACPVDAIVEGPNFEFATETHEELLYDKEKLLENGDRWETEIAENLKSESLYR, from the exons GTTTTGGCAGGACAGGCATTGCAAGGGACTAATGGCCACAGTGGAACTCTGCTTGGTACCCGATCATTTGCTACCAAGCATTCGTTTTCTACTGACAAAG ATGATGAAGAAAGAGAGCAGCTTGCAAAGGAGCTATCAAAAGATTGGAATTCAG TTTTTGAGCGAAGCTTCAATACACTATTTTTGACTGAAATGGTTCGAGGTCTAATGTTGACGCTCAAGTACTTCTTTGAGAAGAAAGTAACG ATTAACTATCCATTTGAGAAGGGCCCTTTAAGTCCTCGTTTTCGTGGAGAACATGCTCTTCGACGTTATCCAACTGGAGAAGAAAGATGCATTGCGTGTAAACTTTGTGAAGCT ATTTGTCCTGCCCAAGCTATCACTATCGAGGCTGAGGAGCGAGAGGATGGGAGTCGTCGTACAACTAG GTATGATATTGACATGACAAAATGCATTTACTGTGGATTCTGCCAAGAAGCCTGCCCTGTAGATGCAATTGTTGAAGGGCCCAACTTTGAATTTGCAACGGAAACTCATGAG GAACTTCTTTACGACAAGGAGAAGCTTCTTGAGAATGGTGACCGATGGGAAACTGAGATTGCAgagaatctaaaatctgaaagcctctaccgCTGA